A region of Leisingera thetidis DNA encodes the following proteins:
- a CDS encoding transposase, protein MAGHKFRPEIDVLSAADAPRRRHWSDAGKIRIVEESFVGHRQVAATARRHGVSRSLLAICGGNIAAASWAARRRLRSSRCRSR, encoded by the coding sequence ATGGCCGGCCATAAGTTCAGACCTGAGATCGACGTCCTTTCCGCCGCTGACGCTCCGCGCCGGCGGCACTGGAGCGATGCCGGCAAGATCCGGATCGTGGAGGAGAGCTTTGTGGGGCACCGTCAGGTGGCCGCAACTGCGCGGCGGCACGGTGTGTCGCGTTCGCTGCTGGCAATATGCGGCGGCAATATCGCGGCGGCGAGCTGGGCGGCAAGACGGCGCCTGCGTTCATCCCGCTGTCGATCTCGCTGA